In Mercurialis annua linkage group LG6, ddMerAnnu1.2, whole genome shotgun sequence, the following are encoded in one genomic region:
- the LOC126653656 gene encoding uncharacterized protein LOC126653656 — protein sequence MANHNILISLLLLLHLIFVSYDGHFFRLAEGGKRRIHITDDVDDVIDDEEDEAWKEWGKKSTASSDNDDPPPSDLSNMDIAQIQELMTKQHHSGPVFGFVKLRLGVRRTPDMVTGIALKWTKVLRTGALEVKFNGVDTSTIMFTMEKGRQAMELKEFILNQPEAYEIKIGDQIYRRPGDPPLEEVIEKLRSKEREADATTPSSKGEEHPKEEL from the exons ATGGCAAACCATAACATTCTCAtttcccttcttcttcttcttcacttaATATTTGTCTCTTATGACGGACATTTTTTCCGACTCGCCGAGGGAGGCAAGCGAAGAATCCACATCACTGACGATGTGGATGATGTTATCGACGATGAGGAGGACGAGGCATGGAAGGAGTGGGGAAAAAAATCAACGGCTTCTTCTGATAATGATGATCCACCGCCTTCTGATTTATCCAATATGGACATTGCTCAGATCCAGGAGCTGATGACCAAGCAACATCACTCCGGCCcggtgtttggatttgttaagctTCGTTTGGGTGTGCGCAGGACTCCG GATATGGTGACTGGGATTGCTTTAAAATGGACAAAGGTTCTACGAACTGGGGCACTCGAGGTTAAATTCAATGGTGTTGATACCAGTACTATCATGTTCACCATGGAAAAGGGTCGCCAAGCAATGGAG TTGAAGGAGTTCATTTTAAATCAGCCAGAGGCTTATGAGATCAAGATAGGGGATCAAATTTACCGTCGGCCTGGAGATCCTCCCTTGGAAGAAGTTATCGAGAAGCTTCGGAGTAAGGAGAGAGAAGCTGATGCAACGACTCCTTCCTCGAAGGGTGAGGAGCATCCGAAAGAAGAATTGTAG
- the LOC126653655 gene encoding uncharacterized protein LOC126653655, translating into MGDLYALDFDGVLCDSCGESSLSAVKAAKVRWPSLFNGVDSALEKWIVDQMFIVRPVVETGYENLLLVRLLLEMRMPSIRKSSVAEGLTVDGILENWSKIKPVIMEAWGEDRDALVDLFGKVRDEWMGNDLTTWIGANRFYPDVPDALKFASSSIYIVTTKQSRFADALLRELGGVTIPPERIYGLGTGPKVKVLKQLQEKPENQGLTLHFVEDRLATLKNVIKEPELDGWNLYLGDWGYNTQKEREEAASIPRIRILQLSDFSKKLK; encoded by the exons atggGGGATCTGTACGCTTTGGACTTCGACGGAGTTCTATGTGATAGCTGTGGAGAAAGCTCTTTGTCTGCTGTTAAG GCTGCCAAAGTGAGATGGCCCAGTTTGTTCAACGGTGTGGATTCTGCTTTGGAGAAGTGGATTGTTGACCAAATGTTCATT GTTCGGCCTGTTGTCGAAACTGGATATGAAAATTTGTTGCTTGTAAGGTTGCTTCTGGAGATGAGAATGCCTTCCATTCGAAAGTCCTCG GTTGCAGAAGGATTAACTGTAGATGGGATACTCGAAAACTGGTCAAAGATAAAACCTGTCATTATGGAAGCATGGGGAGAGGATAGGGATGCTCTAGTTGACCTCTTTGGCAAGGTTAGGGATGAATGGATGGGTAACGACTTGACAACATGGATCGGAGCCAACAG ATTCTACCCAGATGTTCCTGATGCTTTAAAATTTGCCAGCTCAAGCATATATATTGTCACCACAAAACAG AGCCGGTTCGCCGATGCTTTATTGCGAGAGCTTGGTGGAGTGACAATTCCACCAGAAAGAATATATGGTCTGGGAACTGG ACCCAAGGTGAAAGTGCTGAAACAACTTCAAGAGAAACCAGAAAACCAGGGGCTGACTCTGCA TTTTGTTGAAGATCGACTTGCAACTCTAAAGAATGTCATTAAAGAACCTGAATTGGATGGATGGAACTTGTACTTGG GGGATTGGGGTTACAACACTCAGAAAGAGAGAGAAGAAGCTGCTAGCATTCCCAGGATTCGCATTCTTCAGCTCTCTGACTTTAGCAAGAAGCTAAAATAG
- the LOC126687935 gene encoding uncharacterized protein LOC126687935: protein MSILSWNCRGLGNPRTVRVLMDLVQVHKPVLVFLMETMINEAKVYKVCQKIGFEGSCIVSGSGHGGGLALFWKHKNWVTILDSNRNFIDASIEIPLLPPWRFTGFYGFPERNRRQASWDLLRSLHRPMTIPWCCGGDFNDILRSNEKKGGAFQPSWLLDGFNSAVSDCNLTDIDMEGHLFTWERGRGTNHWIKERLDRFLVNPQWQLAFSQSHLKNVATTVSDHSALILKLKIWQKTQHPRRFRFENSWLRENDCSEVVNKSWHEVTTGSISVRI from the coding sequence ATGAGTATACTCAGCTGGAACTGTCGTGGGCTGGGCAACCCACGCACAGTTAGGGTTCTCATGGATTTGGTTCAAGTCCATAAGCCCGTTTTAGTTTTCCTGATGGAAACTATGATCAACGAAGCTAAAGTTTACAAAGTTTGTCAAAAGATAGGGTTTGAGGGTTCGTGTATAGTGAGTGGGTCGGGTCATGGAGGCGGGTTAGCTCTTTTCTGGAAACACAAAAATTGGGTCACTATTCTTGATTCAAATAGGAATTTCATCGATGCTAGCATTGAAATCCCTCTCTTACCTCCTTGGAGATTCACCGGGTTCTATGGCTTCCCGGAACGCAACCGCCGTCAAGCGTCTTGGGACCTCCTTCGCTCGCTTCACAGACCGATGACAATTCCATGGTGTTGTGGAGGAGACTTCAACGACATTCTTCGGTCTAATGAGAAGAAAGGAGGTGCCTTTCAACCAAGTTGGCTTCTTGATGGGTTCAATTCAGCGGTTTCAGACTGCAACTTGACAGATATTGACATGGAGGGTCACCTTTTCACCTGGGAAAGAGGTCGAGGAACAAATCATTGGATTAAGGAACGGCTAGACAGGTTTCTGGTTAATCCTCAATGGCAACTTGCTTTTAGTCAGTCTCACCTGAAGAATGTAGCTACTACTGTTTCAGACCACTCTGCGTTAATTTTGAAGCTCAAAATTTGGCAAAAGACCCAACACCCCAGACGTTTTCGGTTTGAGAACTCGTGGTTAAGAGAGAATGATTGCTCTGAAGTTGTCAATAAGTCCTGGCATGAAGTTACCACCGGCAGCATCTCAGTCCGTATTTAA
- the LOC126687146 gene encoding ATG8-interacting protein 2, with translation MADKGEGEVDNTTREEGGEDNTTRQEGGEDNTTREEGGEDNTIHEEGEENNSRGNEWEVVSLTASTYAAAPGPKEVELQDENRGSAYGEGEAESSRPLLVHGHFNFPSSFIFPPNQHENLPLETDNSKALDEQVGKNAVAELGLEESDKSGRKDEENWPLKGLDESEEIPGLQFPDGKAISGSKFEESTTLQDLVLNEKGQSMYSADPFDSLHSETALGGSDTYGDNLGIPDVIEPSEQGSEFSTEISQTPKAADNDESDLPCEAWWKRRAASLYSHAKETNTFWSIFVAAAVMGIVIIGHHWQQERWRALQLKWQTNINEKTGRVLGPISRLKGVIVGGHRRGSFIRGSSSSET, from the exons ATGGCAGATAAAGGGGAAGGAGAAGTAGACAATACTACTCGTGAGGAAGGAGGAGAAGACAATACTACTCGTCAGGAAGGAGGAGAAGACAATACTACTCGCGAGGAAGGAGGAGAAGACAATACTATTCATGAGGAAGGAGAAGAAAACAATTCTCGTGGAAATGAATGGGAAGTTGTCTCACTGACAGCATCAACTTATGCTGCTGCTCCTGGTCCTAAAGAAGTTGAACTGCAGGATGAAAACAGGGGTAGTGCATATGGAGAGGGTGAAGCAGAATCTTCTCGCCCTTTACTTGTGCACGGACACTTCAATTTTCCATCAAGCTTTATCTTTCCTCCAAACCAGCATGAGAACTTACCTTTGGAGACGGATAACTCTAAGGCTCTTGATGAACAAGTTGGCAAGAATGCTGTCGCTGAACTTGGTCTTGAAGAAAGTGATAAATCTGGCAGAAAGGATGAAGAGAACTGGCCTCTTAAGGGGTTGGATGAATCTGAAGAGATTCCTGGGTTACAGTTTCCTGATGGAAAGGCCATCTCTGGATCGAAGTTTGAGGAAAGCACAACTTTGCAAGATTTAGTTCTAAATGAAAAGGGCCAGAGTATGTATAGTGCAGATCCTTTTGATTCTCTCCACAGTGAAACTGCGCTTGGTGGCTCAGACACATATGGGGACAACCTGGGTATTCCTGATGTGATTGAACCGTCAGAACAGGGATCAGAGTTCTCTACAGAGATATCTCAAACCCCAAAGGCTGCTGACAATGATGAGTCCGACCTTCCATGTGAAGCTTGGTGGAAGAGAAGGGCAGCTTCGTTGTATAGTCATGCCAAGGAGACAAATACATTTTGGTCCATTTTTGTTGCAGCAGCTGTTATGGGCATTGTAATTATTGGGCATCATTGGCAACAGGAAAGGTGGCGTGCTTTGCAACTCAAGTGGCAGACCAACATTAATGAG AAAACGGGCAGGGTGCTGGGGCCTATATCAAGACTTAAAGGCGTAATTGTGGGGGGCCATCGACGTGGATCCTTTATCAGGGGAAGTTCCTCAAGTGAAACTTAA
- the LOC126654058 gene encoding origin of replication complex subunit 5, which yields MGKDDNNSSQLITRRTTRASCSSPTTAGNEIDKTKNNESYVRTLNDLVFGGEHLGFDDLLSSFPARKAQISELVRLFGPLNSPMLPLFVYGGSSTGKTSVILQIFRHLNRPFVYVSFRTCYSPRILFESIVNQLSFHTKNEGNGYSSLKRCEKPSDFVNFLRDALAGVIDELKGNSRKLLNGNMLYLIFDNFELVRNWDKSSTLLPFLFNLYDILKMPEVGVIYISNTSPDTFYFNLGYLEPIPVYFPEYTEEDLRQIFLRNQANRKLYSSFLDVVLKPFCRTTRRVDELSTVFTSLFRKYCEPLSDLEIVPNEEMKRKLFSLIQPYITSSLNEIFWIPSRSSLEVESNKEKKLKKQIGKLEGGIDFSEVDFHMSTSAKYLLLSAFLASRNPATLDASMFDSTGGSDSRKRKRKASEKSMENKEAAEQELLLKGPGTFPLERLIAIFQCISSVVDDSLDEEEEEEEVEGNHVPRVQNGDSGLMSDVLMQLASLCNANFIVKGGSCPLEGSTRYRSSVSEDLALKVARSLKFPLPNYLYRR from the exons ATGGGTAAAGATGATAATAATAGTAGTCAACTAATTACAAGAAGAACAACTCGAGCCTCTTGTTCATCTCCTACTACTGCAGGCAATGAGAttgataaaactaaaaataatgaaTCTTATGTTCGTACTCTCAATGATCTTGTATTCGGAGGTGAACATCTCGGTTTTGATGATCTTCTATCAAGTTTTCCTGCTAGAAAAGCTCAGATTTCTGAATTAGTCCGTCTTTTTGGTCCATTGAACTCCCCtatgcttccgttgtttgtttaTGGAGGTTCCTCTACTGGAAAAACCAGTGTTATTCTTCAGATTTTTAGACATCTTAATCGACCTTTTGTTTATGTGAGCTTCCGGACTTGTTATAGTCCCCGTATCTTGTTTGAAAGTATTGTCAATCAGCTGTCGTTTCATACGAAGAATGAGGGTAATGGTTATTCGAGTTTGAAACGTTGTGAAAAACCATCTGATTTTGTTAACTTCCTCCGTGATGCTTTGGCTGGTGTCATTGATGAACTTAAGGGGAACTCAAGGAAATTGCTCAATGGTAATATGCTGTACttgatttttgataatttcGAGCTTGTTCGAAATTGGGATAAGAGTTCAACCTTATTGCCTTTCTTGTTTAATCTGTATGATATTTTGAAGATGCCCGAAGTGGgagttatatatataagtaataCTTCTCCGGatactttttatttcaatttgggATATTTAGAACCTATTCCTGTTTATTTTCCTGAATACACGGAAGAAGATCTTCGCCAAATATTCTTAAGAAACcaagcaaatcgaaagctctATTCCTCCTTTCTTGA TGTTGTACTGAAGCCATTTTGCAGAACTACCAGACGAGTGGATGAGCTATCAACTGTTTTTACATCATTATTTAGAAAATATTGTGAACCCTTGAGTGATTTGGAAATTGTACCTAATGAAGAAATGAAGAGAAAACTGTTCAGTCTTATTCAGCCATATATTACCTCTTCTTTGAATGAGATATTCTGGATTCCATCTAGGTCTTCCCTTGAAGTTGAATCCAATAAGGAGAAAAAGCTGAAAAAACAAATAGGAAAGTTGGAAGGAGGTATAGATTTTTCTGAGGTAGATTTCCATATGTCTACTTCTGCAAAGTATCTTCTTCTTTCAGCATTCCTCGCATCAAGAAATCCAGCTACTCTTGATGCATCCATGTTTGATTCAACTGGGGGTTCAGATAGTCGCAAACGTAAGAGAAA GGCTTCCGAGAAGTCGATGGAGAACAAGGAAGCTGCGGAACAGGAGTTGCTTTTGAAAGGACCTGGAACTTTCCCATTGGAGAGGCTAATAGCTATATTTCAATGTATATCGTCTGTGGTAGATGATTCtcttgatgaagaagaagaagaagaagaagttgaaGGAAATCATGTGCCAAGAGTTCAGAATGGGGATAGTGGACTGATGTCTGATGTTCTAATGCAGCTAGCTAGCCTTTGTAATGCAAATTTTATTGTTAAAGGAGGAAGCTGCCCTTTGGAGGGTTCAACTCGGTATCGGTCTTCAGTTTCTGAAGACCTGGCGTTAAAG GTAGCACGAAGCCTGAAGTTTCCTCTGCCAAATTACTTGTACAGAAGATAA
- the LOC126687936 gene encoding uncharacterized protein LOC126687936 — MRGSGGSSAGRGRGRDTVQGRGRGRGDPEQDAPEDSDPGAEQQVLAARPAPRRAARQPQPQGQPPATDETGRVRVTPDAAREKLLDSRNDSGTASRAILPIFRSRWFAEGSSWKKITAEHKGFYFEEFKKGFCWDPTYPEDLIRGVFYRHAGNRYKDTLHNMKPDKKEGSVSADTWASWKRDWDTAEAKKKSDIARANRMSEPSGAGTGPVRHTAGSRSATRHKTVMTEELGREPTLAELHVRLHLTKADRTVFVDKRSKDKNDRFQAELAAATQSQAAGEGSSSTPEPIDENELFLSLEAVKKQRVYGIGSASASYIGQSSASRLRRGGSSQQGNVSIEDIEQRIAREVEERLEQRIRTVEAGFEERVEQRIRTVEAGFDERIRTELARLMTTLPPELRPQFPPPPPPPADDTTSLE, encoded by the exons ATGAGAGGTTCAGGTGGTTCTTCTGCCGGCCGAGGCCGCGGTAGGGATACAGTTCAGGGACGCGGACGTGGACGCGGCGACCCAGAGCAGGATGCCCCTGAGGACTCGGATCCCGGGGCTGAGCAGCAGGTGCTAGCTGCTAGACCTGCGCCGCGGAGAGCGGCAAGACAGCCGCAACCACAGGGCCAGCCACCAGCGACGGACGAGACTGGGAGGGTTAGAGTTACACCAGATGCTGCAAG AGAAAAATTACTGGATAGCAGGAACGACAGCGGGACAGCATCTAGGGCGATTTTGCCCATTTTCCGATCTAGATGGTTTGCTGAGGGTTCCTCGTGGAAGAAGATTACAGCAGAGCATAAGGGCTTCTACTTCGAGGAGTTCAAG AAGGGTTTTTGCTGGGACCCGACCTACCCTGAGGATCTGATTAGAGGGGTCTTCTACCGACATGCGGGCAATCGGTATAAAGATACTCTCCACAACATGAAGCCGGATAAAAAAGAGGGCAGTGTTAGTGCTGATACTTGGGCGTCATGGAAGCGGGACTGGGATACTGCTGAGGCTAAGAAAAAGTCCGATATAGCACGAGCTAATCGGATGAGTGAGCCGTCCGGAGCTGGCACCGGACCTGTTCGACATACCGCAGGATCGCGATCGGCTACGAGGCATAAGACAGTtatg ACTGAGGAGCTTGGTCGAGAGCCCACTTTGGCTGAGTTGCATGTTCGGTTGCACCTGACCAAAGCAGATCGGACTGTCTTTGTTGACAAGAgatcaaaggataaaaat GACCGTTTTCAGGCAGAGCTTGCTGCAGCAACACAGTCTCAGGCAGCTGGAGAAGGGAGTTCGTCGACTCCAGAGCCGATCGACGAGAACGAGCTGTTTTTGTCTCTCGAGGCAGTCAAGAAGCAGCGAGTCTACGGTATTGGATCGGCTTCAGCATCCTACATCGGCCAGAGCAGCGCTAGCCGATTGCGCCGCGGCGGATCATCCCAGCAGGGGAACGTTAGTATTGAGGACATAGAGCAGCGTATTGCTAGGGAGGTTGAGGAGCGGCTCGAGCAGCGGATtcgtactgtggaggcgggtttcgaagagcgggtcgagcagcggatccgtactgtggaggcgggtttcgacgagcggatccgtactgagcTTGCGCGGCTGATGACTACACTCCCACCCGAGTTACGCCCGCAGTTCCCACCACCCCCACCCCCTCCTGCTGATGACACCACCAGTTTAGAGTAG
- the LOC126685956 gene encoding uncharacterized protein LOC126685956 — MNQYLIVRPPEMNPDRSWMYTRHDRGFLPPDFFPNLEEFVNFAVQHPECMNGEEIKCPCSRTKCRNTNFRDVEVVKLHVLQSGFVPDYYVWIHHGEVNVPPVVQQPVNEYDYYNEGGGDLNSGQRMVIDAAGPEVFEEETPNEEAQKFFDMMSAAEEEIWPGNSRHSPLSASVEILDIKCRHQGSISLIDDTCRLLQELLPENNKMPKIFANIKKLVKGLGLPVEVIECCLHNCMIYWGEDEDLTHCKVCTFPRWKPVTKSNSAKRRANVPYKKMFYFPLTPRLQRLYASKATAKHMTWHAEHEMEDEKMCHPSDSPAWKRFSELHTDFADETRNIRLGLCTDGFQPFGSFGTQYSSWPVIVTPYNLPPGMCMKDEFMFLTILVPGPGNPKDQMDIFLQPLIAELNQLWESGIRTYDVQKRQNFQMRAALMWTINDFPAYSMLSGWSTSGRLACPHCMENTEAFTLPDSGKQSWFDCHRKFLPTGHHFRRNVTEFRKGKQVKHKFGGVRTGDEVLAEVDGLGFKRAYETDAKATNADLSKGRGWNRKSIFWDLPYWKTNVIRHNLDVMHIEKNVFDNVFNTVLNVPGKTKDTAKSRAELNKICDRPGLAQDQETGRYPKALYALDRDLKKILLEWIQKLKFPDGYVSNLSRCVDLNSLKMMGMKSHDCHVFMQRLLPIALRELLPPEVWEPLTELSIFFRELTATSLKKADLERLDLDIPKILCKLERIFPPSFFNSMEHLPVHLPYEAMMAGPVQYRWMYPFERYLRKLKNKVSNKGRVEGSISSGYLLEETAKFASFYFKDGDPMLPCRMQRNEVCEMDVDDDVDRLSIFKPKGRPIGAFRNRYLDDAEYNAARSYILLNCTEIEPFREVFEGELYEINPEITQTEVVVKLESEFAFWFEQYVKDQTVCTNPYILSLAEGPLRSVKTFKGYCVNGFKFNTEEYGEDRVTMNSGVCVKGSLYGPAESDFYGVLTDIIELEYPALPIKRTVLFKCNWFDPTKKVGMLAHPRYNIVDVNHRKRYNKYEPFILAEQSDQVHYLPYPSKRRDKKDWWAVCKIKARSEIDMPETTVPAFQDDSADHLLDVITNEEPTNLVDPNGEADEAALHNPPLVETEDDYPPSSSDDEDIGAADNIEIA; from the exons atgaaccagtacctaattgtacgtcctccagaaatgAATCCAGACCGCAGCTGGATGTATACGAGGCATGACAGAGGCTTCCTGCCGCCAGATTTTTTCCCTAATCTTGAAGAGTTCGTGAATTTTGCTGTGCAACATCCCGAGTGTATGAATGGAGAAGAGATAAAATGCCCCTGTTCTAGGACAAAATGTAGAAATACGAATTTTCGAGATGTCGAAGTTGTGAAACTACATGTCTTGCAGTCTGGGTTTGTTCcagattactatgtctggatTCACCACGGTGAGGTGAATGTCCCTCCTGTTGTTCAGCAGCCGGTTAATGAATACGATTACTATAATGAGGGAGGGGGAGATTTAAACTCCggtcagagaatggttattgatgctgctggtcctgaagtttttgaggaagagaccccgaatgaagaagctcagaagttttttgatatgatgagtgcggcagaagaagaaatatggcccggaaatagcagacactcacccctgtccgcatctgttgaaattttggatattaagtGTCGACATCAGGGGTCGATATCTTTAATTGACGACACCTGCCGTTTATTACAAGAACTGCTTCCAGAGAACAACAAAATGCCGAAAATTTTTGCTAATATCAAGAAGCTGGTGAAAGGTCTCGGGTTGccggttgaggttattgagtGCTGTTTGCACAACTGTATGATTTACTGGGGGGAGGACGAGGATTTAACCCACTGCAAAGTTTGCACATTTCCTCGGTGGAAACCTGTTACGAAAAGCAATTCGGCCAAAAGAAGGGCTAACGttccttataaaaaaatgttttatttccctTTAACTCCGAGGCTGCAAAGGTTGTACGCTTCCAAAGCCACGGCTAaacatatgacatggcacgctgaacatgaaatggaagacgAGAAGATGTGTCATCCTTCTGACTCTCCGGCGTGGAAACGGTTCAGTGAGTTGCATACAGATTTTGCtgatgaaacaagaaatatcagactAGGCTTATGTACTGacgggtttcaaccatttggtagtTTTGGAACACAATATTCTTCCTGGCCAGTCATTGTGACGCCGTATAATCTGCCTccaggcatgtgcatgaaggatgagtttatgtttttgaCAATACTTGTCCCGGGACCTGGAAATCCAAAAGACCAGATGGATATATTCCTGCAGCCGTTAATAGCGGAGTTGAATCAATTGTGGGAATCTGGAATTCGGACGTATGACGTTCAAAAGAGgcagaattttcaaatgagggcggcgcttatgtggacaattaatgactttcccgcttattcaatgTTGTCTGGGTGGAGCACATCAGGAAGACTGGCATGTCCGCATTGTATGGAAAATACCGAGGCATTCACGTTGCCCGATAGTGGTAAACAGTCctggtttgattgccacagaAAATTTTTACCTACGGGCCATCATTTTCGTCGGAATGTTACTGAATTTCGAAAAGGCAAACAAGTAAAGCACAAATTTGGAGGTGTGAGGACTGGAGATGAAGTATTAGCAGAGGTTGACGGTCTGGGGTTTAAGAGGGCTTATGAGACAGATGCTAAGGCTACGAATGCTGATCTATCTAAAGGCCGTGGTTGGAATCGAAAGAGTATCTTTTGGGATTTACCGTATTGGAAGACAAATGTAATCCGGcataatctcgatgtcatgcatattgagaaaaatgtatttgacaacgTTTTTAATACCGTACTCAATGTACCTGGTAAGACGAAAGACACGGCAAAATCTAGGGCAGAGTTGAATAAGATTTGTGATCGTCCCGGTCTAGCACAAGATCAGGAAACCGGTAGATATCCAAAGGCtttgtatgctttggacagggatttaaaaaagattttgcTCGAATGGATTCAAAAGTTAAAGTTTCCGGACGGTTACGTGTCCAACTTGTCAAGGTGTGTTGATTTAAACAGTTTGAAGATGATGGGcatgaaaagtcatgactgTCATGTCTTCATGCAACGACTTTTGCCAATTGCTCTCCGTGAGCTTCTTCCGCCCGAAGTGTGGGAACCTTTAACAGAGCTAAGTATCTTCTTCAGAGAATTAACTGCCACATCGCTGAAAAAGGCAGATCTTGAGAGATTGGATCTTGATATCCCGAAGATACTGTGCAAGTTGGAACGTATTTTTCCACCGAGTTTTTTTAATTCGATGGAACATCTCCCGGTACACCTTCCatacgaagctatgatggcaggacctGTTCAGTATCGTTGGATGTATCCGTTTGAAAG ATACCTgagaaaactcaaaaataaggTCTCGAATAAAGGCAGAGTGGAAGGAAGCATCAGCAGCGGATATTTATTAGAGGAAACAGCGAAATTTGCATCTTTCTATTTCAAGGATGGTGATCCGATGCTACCATGTCGGatgcaaagaaatgaagtttgcGAAATGGACGTTGATGATGATGTCGACAGATTATCcattttcaaaccgaaagggCGACCTATAGGTGCTTTTCGGAACAGATATCTGGATGATGCTGAATATAATGCTGCCCGAAGCTATATCCTTCTGAATTGCACTGAAATCGAACCTTTCAGAGA AGTTTTTGAAGGCGAGTTGTATGAAATCAACCCCGAAATCACACAGACCGAAGTTGTAGTCAAGTTGGAGAGTGAATTCGCCTTTTGGTTCGagcaatat GTGAAAGACCAAACTGTCTGTACCAATCCCTATATTCTAAGTCTTGCAGAAGGACCGCTTAGATCGGTCAAAACATTCAAGGGGTATTGTGTGAACGGGTTTAAATTCAATACTGAAGAATATGGAGAGGATCGGGTTACAATGAATAGCGGAGTTTGTGTAAAAGGATCACTCTACGGCCCGGCTGAAAGcgacttttatggagtgttgACTGACATTATcgagttagagtatccagctctaCCGATAAAAAGGACGGtcttatttaaatgtaattggtttGATCCTACGAAAAAAGTTGGTATGTTAGCCCATCCTCGGTATAACATAGTGGATGTTAATCACAGAAAGAGGTACAACAAATATGAACCCTTCATTTTAGCTGAACAGTCCGATCAAGTACATTACTTACCTTATCCTAGCAAAAGGCGAGACAAAAAAGACTGGTGGGCAGTATGCAAGATAAAAGCTCGCTCTGAGATAGACATGCCTGAAACAACTGTTCCAGCTTTCCAAGATGATAGTGCAGATCATCTGCTCGATGTCATAACAAATGAAGAACCGACAAATTTAGTTGATCCGAATGGCGAGGCGGACGAGGCTGCATTACACAACCCTCCATTAGTAGAGACGGAAGATGATTATCCACCATCTTCATCAGACGATGAAGACATTGGAGCGGCAGATAATATAGAAATTGCATGA